One Zestosphaera sp. genomic region harbors:
- a CDS encoding adenylosuccinate synthetase: protein MVGGFFGDEGKGKIVAYLALNDGVEAAVRVGSVNAGHTVFWSGREFKLRIVPSAFVNGSSKLFIAAGSLIRLDVFNREVSALGVAGRVFVDRNAGIIEEKHVETEVNDEYLRNSIGSTLQGVGAAMVDRVMRRLRLARDFPELGNYLVDVSEEVGKVLDRGGGVLLEGTQGTYLSLYHGTYPYVTSRDTTASGVLSEVGLGPKSVDEVIVVFKSYVTRVGSGPLPGELPVDEVVKLGWVERASVTGRLRRAAPFNYELARKAVLINSATQVALTCLDKLFPAAARVREWSRLPPDARRWIEELEGKVRVPVTLIGTGDDVNHIVDRRKEMGVEA, encoded by the coding sequence GTGGTCGGTGGATTCTTCGGTGATGAGGGTAAGGGTAAGATAGTGGCTTACCTAGCCCTCAACGACGGTGTTGAGGCTGCTGTACGTGTTGGTTCCGTCAATGCTGGACACACGGTGTTCTGGAGTGGTAGGGAGTTCAAGCTAAGGATAGTACCCTCAGCATTCGTTAATGGGAGCTCTAAGCTATTCATAGCAGCCGGTTCCCTGATTAGACTAGACGTATTCAACAGAGAAGTTAGCGCTCTCGGTGTTGCTGGCAGGGTCTTTGTAGATAGAAATGCAGGAATTATTGAAGAGAAGCACGTCGAGACCGAGGTTAATGACGAGTACCTCAGGAACTCTATAGGGTCGACTCTGCAGGGGGTAGGAGCGGCTATGGTCGATAGAGTGATGAGGAGGTTGAGACTTGCGCGTGATTTTCCGGAGCTAGGGAATTACTTAGTCGACGTGTCTGAGGAAGTAGGTAAAGTGCTTGATAGAGGGGGTGGGGTTCTTCTTGAAGGTACTCAGGGAACCTACCTATCATTGTATCACGGAACATACCCCTATGTGACAAGCAGGGACACTACGGCTTCAGGTGTTCTGTCGGAGGTGGGACTGGGTCCTAAGTCCGTCGACGAGGTGATAGTGGTGTTTAAGTCCTACGTAACACGCGTCGGAAGCGGGCCCCTACCAGGCGAACTCCCCGTAGATGAGGTCGTTAAATTAGGCTGGGTTGAAAGGGCTTCAGTCACGGGTAGATTAAGAAGGGCTGCGCCATTTAACTACGAGCTAGCGAGGAAGGCGGTATTGATTAACTCAGCTACACAAGTAGCTCTGACATGCCTGGATAAGCTATTCCCGGCGGCCGCAAGGGTAAGAGAGTGGAGCAGATTACCTCCAGATGCTAGGAGATGGATAGAGGAACTAGAGGGGAAAGTTAGGGTTCCCGTCACTCTAATTGGAACTGGAGATGATGTCAATCATATTGTGGACAGAAGGAAAGAGATGGGGGTTGAGGCTTGA
- the guaA gene encoding glutamine-hydrolyzing GMP synthase — protein sequence MIESMSQGGVLIVDLGGQYTHLISRRFRELGAYTAVVPLSDLNDVDLPRYSAVVLSGSPLSVGELDDEKLYRLSKVVINGSKPVLGICFGHQLIAKLIGGLVEKKREFGRTAIRLLKCDPLFDGWNESEYVWMSHNDCVTSLPSNTEVVAISNSECIAALKTFLNGKVVYGVQFHPEVKHTEKGTVLLENFLNIVKVNRSWVLDDYVEEAVRELSVRVDLKAKALVAVSGGIDSAVAALIAKKVFGERLIGVFVNHGLLREGENEEVLNNLRNAGLDPVYINAEERFLKVLEGVSDCEERRRLIGEEFVKIFKELMERDPEIKYFVQGTTYPDVIESGATKESSRIKTHHNVGGIPEWFDVEILEPLRHLYKDEVRKLSRRLGLPETMLRRHPFPGPGLAVRIIGTFNREKLELARKASKIVEDTLKEHGIYDSVWQAFAVVGDDTWVGVKGDKRDQGYVITIRIVESSDGMTADWVRIPPEILDLMSRRITSSLNRVTMVTYAITSKPPSTIEPC from the coding sequence TTGATCGAGTCAATGTCGCAAGGCGGGGTACTAATCGTTGACTTAGGTGGTCAGTACACTCATTTGATATCCAGGCGCTTCAGGGAATTAGGAGCCTACACCGCGGTAGTTCCTTTGAGTGATTTAAACGATGTAGATTTACCACGGTATAGTGCCGTAGTTCTCTCGGGGAGTCCGCTTAGTGTTGGTGAGTTAGACGATGAGAAGCTTTACCGATTATCTAAAGTGGTGATCAACGGAAGTAAACCTGTTCTCGGTATATGCTTCGGGCATCAGTTAATAGCTAAGTTAATCGGAGGTCTTGTAGAGAAGAAAAGAGAGTTCGGACGAACTGCCATTAGGTTGTTGAAATGCGATCCCCTCTTCGATGGGTGGAATGAGTCTGAATATGTGTGGATGAGTCACAACGACTGTGTTACGTCGTTGCCCTCAAACACTGAGGTAGTAGCGATCTCAAATAGTGAATGCATCGCAGCGTTAAAGACCTTCCTCAACGGTAAGGTAGTGTATGGAGTTCAGTTCCATCCTGAGGTTAAGCACACCGAGAAGGGAACAGTGCTTCTTGAGAACTTCTTGAATATAGTTAAGGTTAACCGGAGCTGGGTTCTTGATGATTACGTTGAGGAAGCGGTCAGGGAGTTATCAGTTCGTGTGGACTTAAAAGCTAAGGCTTTGGTTGCCGTCAGCGGCGGCATCGATTCAGCGGTAGCAGCCCTCATAGCTAAGAAGGTATTCGGTGAGAGGTTAATAGGTGTCTTTGTTAATCACGGACTTCTGAGAGAGGGTGAAAATGAGGAAGTCCTTAATAACTTGAGGAACGCAGGGCTTGATCCAGTCTACATTAACGCTGAAGAGAGGTTCCTAAAGGTACTTGAGGGCGTCTCTGATTGTGAGGAACGCAGAAGACTAATTGGTGAGGAATTTGTTAAGATCTTTAAGGAGTTGATGGAGAGAGACCCCGAGATAAAGTATTTTGTCCAAGGAACGACTTACCCGGATGTGATAGAAAGCGGCGCCACTAAGGAATCAAGCAGAATTAAAACTCACCACAATGTAGGTGGAATACCTGAGTGGTTTGACGTGGAGATACTCGAGCCACTCAGACACCTTTATAAAGATGAAGTGAGGAAGCTGAGCAGACGCTTAGGGCTCCCGGAGACCATGCTACGTAGGCATCCCTTTCCAGGACCCGGCCTTGCCGTGAGGATCATAGGAACTTTTAATAGGGAAAAGCTTGAGTTGGCCCGGAAGGCCTCTAAGATCGTGGAGGATACATTGAAGGAGCACGGTATTTATGATAGTGTTTGGCAAGCGTTCGCAGTAGTGGGCGACGATACGTGGGTTGGAGTTAAGGGGGATAAAAGGGATCAAGGTTACGTGATAACCATTAGAATAGTTGAGAGCTCAGACGGTATGACGGCTGATTGGGTTAGAATTCCTCCCGAAATCTTAGATCTAATGTCAAGAAGGATAACGTCGAGTTTAAATAGGGTGACGATGGTTACGTACGCCATCACATCCAAACCACCGAGTACTATAGAGCCTTGCTGA
- a CDS encoding phosphoribosyltransferase, protein MEVLYVPWSKALSMCYRLAESILDSSEDFSTVVTISRGGLVPARIVSDVIGVDDLHVVRSRFWGVGGIIFKEPEISYYGGLNLGGKKVLIVDEVVDTGSTMSRIVRLVNDLGASKVKTAVLHYKTSSSLKPDYYVELVEKWVWIYYPWSFSETLFELARQKDGDAVIAGAFDMLRELNASELYLDPQRISDSLGRYIRKWGASGSSGTSDVGHGQT, encoded by the coding sequence ATGGAGGTTCTCTACGTACCCTGGAGTAAGGCTCTTAGCATGTGCTACAGGTTGGCTGAGTCCATACTCGATTCGAGTGAGGACTTCTCAACGGTCGTCACCATATCAAGAGGAGGACTGGTGCCGGCTCGCATAGTCAGCGATGTGATCGGGGTTGACGATCTTCACGTGGTTAGGTCAAGGTTCTGGGGGGTTGGCGGTATAATATTCAAAGAACCTGAGATCAGCTATTATGGAGGGCTTAACCTTGGTGGGAAGAAGGTTCTGATAGTTGATGAGGTTGTAGATACAGGGTCTACTATGTCGAGAATCGTTAGGCTTGTGAATGACCTGGGGGCATCGAAGGTTAAGACTGCAGTCCTGCATTATAAGACCTCAAGCTCTCTAAAACCTGACTATTATGTCGAGCTAGTTGAGAAGTGGGTTTGGATTTACTATCCATGGTCGTTCAGTGAGACGCTGTTTGAATTGGCGAGGCAAAAGGATGGGGATGCAGTAATTGCCGGCGCGTTCGACATGCTTAGGGAGTTAAACGCTAGCGAGCTCTACCTAGACCCTCAAAGGATAAGCGATTCGCTGGGAAGGTACATTAGAAAATGGGGTGCTAGTGGTTCCTCCGGAACATCGGACGTGGGTCATGGTCAAACCTAG
- a CDS encoding NAD(P)/FAD-dependent oxidoreductase has translation MRDFDVVIVGGGPAGLMAAFEIVSLAKNDVKVALFDKGKRASERRCPLAIKSGGNGNSYVMNSSVECLGCKVCNVIYGIGGAGALSSGTINLRPDVGGDLDKFLGDWNVADELILYIDKIFTSFGVPEDTLYVPDREKIATLERLAAKAGAKYIPTPQRIIGTDIMIKVVDNMTTYLETKGVKVFSETAVYDIRKDGALFKSLTDKGEFTSRKVLLAPGRGGITWFQKTLSSLNIEHEPGPLDVGVRIEVPSYITEDVTKVNPDPKIILYTKFYDDRVRTFCTNPNGFVVQERYDDGTVGVNGVSYRNIKTRNTNFALLVTLKLTDPYSDATELGKSIARIATRVGVGKPIIQRLGDLEKGRRSTWDRIEKSVVTPTLKNVTPGDVGVILPYRIVINILEAIRRLNVIYPGLYATQTILYAPEVKYYSIKVKTGKDLQTNIEGLYVAGDGAGLSRGLNVAAATGVIAGRAILQDI, from the coding sequence TTGAGGGACTTCGATGTAGTAATAGTTGGAGGCGGGCCAGCAGGCCTCATGGCGGCCTTCGAGATTGTAAGCCTTGCCAAGAACGATGTTAAGGTAGCCCTCTTCGACAAGGGGAAACGGGCTAGTGAGAGGAGGTGCCCGTTAGCTATTAAGTCAGGAGGTAATGGTAACTCATATGTGATGAACAGCAGTGTTGAGTGCCTTGGATGCAAGGTGTGTAACGTCATCTACGGCATAGGCGGCGCAGGCGCCTTAAGTAGCGGGACAATAAACTTACGGCCTGACGTGGGCGGTGACCTGGACAAGTTTCTCGGCGACTGGAATGTTGCTGACGAATTAATTCTCTATATTGACAAAATCTTTACGTCATTCGGAGTTCCGGAGGACACACTATACGTTCCAGATAGGGAAAAGATAGCCACGCTTGAAAGGCTTGCGGCTAAAGCGGGTGCTAAGTACATACCAACACCTCAGAGGATAATAGGAACCGACATCATGATTAAGGTAGTAGACAATATGACCACATACTTAGAGACGAAGGGCGTCAAGGTATTCTCTGAAACTGCGGTGTACGATATCCGTAAGGACGGCGCGCTCTTTAAGTCACTGACGGACAAGGGCGAGTTCACCTCACGGAAGGTTCTACTAGCGCCAGGAAGAGGGGGCATCACGTGGTTTCAGAAGACTCTCAGTAGTTTAAACATAGAGCATGAACCAGGTCCTCTAGACGTCGGAGTTAGGATTGAGGTGCCTTCGTACATAACCGAGGATGTCACTAAGGTCAATCCAGACCCTAAGATAATACTCTACACCAAGTTCTATGATGATAGAGTCAGAACTTTCTGCACGAACCCTAATGGATTCGTGGTCCAGGAGAGATATGATGATGGGACTGTTGGAGTCAACGGGGTCAGCTACAGGAATATAAAGACTAGGAACACTAACTTTGCCCTGCTAGTCACTTTGAAACTCACGGATCCGTACTCAGACGCTACGGAACTCGGTAAATCCATAGCCAGAATAGCCACCCGAGTCGGCGTAGGTAAACCCATAATCCAGAGACTTGGAGATCTGGAGAAAGGTAGAAGGAGTACTTGGGACAGGATAGAGAAGAGTGTAGTGACGCCTACCTTGAAGAACGTTACACCAGGGGATGTGGGCGTGATACTTCCCTACAGAATAGTCATTAATATACTTGAAGCTATCAGGAGATTAAACGTGATCTATCCGGGACTTTACGCAACACAGACCATCCTGTATGCACCGGAAGTCAAGTACTACAGCATCAAAGTTAAGACGGGGAAAGACCTCCAAACGAACATTGAAGGTCTGTACGTAGCTGGCGACGGTGCAGGTCTTTCTAGAGGGCTGAACGTAGCTGCCGCCACAGGAGTGATCGCGGGAAGGGCTATCCTTCAAGATATTTAA